In Ciona intestinalis unplaced genomic scaffold, KH HT000122.2, whole genome shotgun sequence, the following proteins share a genomic window:
- the LOC100185476 gene encoding ataxin-7-like, which produces MAAFDDTTGPELDLFAGHSWTDWQNAVESDTGAGGNDSSPDSVSTRQDKEVAKLKRQDLGLFGFCPAKDHFYVVVCSHCGSPVKPQAFNFHIEKHHKEKSKNPEFVKKPRIRSDNDVMVTTDTYRTSPSRHKLEKSEVFRDFDLKPHSVARLKSAPNQVKIPPVLVNSASVCGNTGHHVQRDKNHFKKNEDHHRFSSAKINRMKPDLVRKISDVDKRGHTNKLHKLAKKNHIVEQNPTRSFVDAAKVVSSNETLTAVANIKQGEKEERSLKIQFSVPEKVHLASPPHRQHKHKYNPQLDIVKTSDRGNTPNQAHNGATTNKVLPKPKKILPLKAREYDPDRHCGVWIADEQTNCTRSLTCKSHSRSIKRKVTGRRKTFDELVVDHARAKIRLKEKSSQQLNSLPTKTVDQRATKAESKISPNTHNAVGHLGGARAQSSITPPKSKSSFSLFPRSSTPRYIDCWEDSSFDPDATLPPHLSSQSQPPMPSTVCRFASRTLDSFHSPYNHNSDLQWRTFTSSFTQANFARQLLKQSRSNVTQGKTNFSFVPMNSASNHIQESNETNSNPCDCDVTSDIESIEQPHNKRCVSAPAPRTLKSYSADVTMRHKRTTSSAPNGNKTQPSDKVGASNGAERLQPPFEAPGKPRSTSLPTHEGKVPSPHITVTHFKKPAGNPLNEVIARSPKKKKTTMKQRKSLTRSYTQPTKLTNNHIHDNTNAHLSKEIIKRSKSTDVPSSLINETTEFQLQPPTSSINFVKKDPTSPMNGISTNVINYHPWPHKVTLSGAIGALRRNSAGKNEDIMKIHQKQGDITEIPRNHNNSNSYDLTKELTPVVDGESERSAHIDTLQSLLLDNTTPTSGILVEAADKTGVRENSEENSKRTNFCQIGELLSLLDQGNAESSSQDLASFSFRDSAIFEPSNLANS; this is translated from the exons ATGGCTGCCTTTGATGATACGACTGGACCCGAACTTGACTTATTTGCCGGACATAGCTGGACGGATTGGCAGAATGCTGTGGAGTCAGATACTGGGGCTGGAG GCAATGATAGCAGCCCTGATAGTGTTTCAACTCGACAAGACAAAGAAGTGGCAAAACTTAAAAGACAAG ACTTAGGGTTGTTTGGATTTTGTCCAGCGAAAGATCATTTCTACGTTGTTGTTTGCAGCCACTGTGGTTCGCCCGTTAAACCTCAGGCTTTTAACTTTCATATTG AAAAACACCACAAAGAGAAAAGCAAAAACCCGGAGTTCGTGAAGAAACCTCGTATTCGCTCTGATAATGATGTCATGGTTACCACGGATACGTACAGGACTTCCCCGTCGCGACACAAACTTGAAAAGTCTGAAGTTTTCCGAGATTTCGATCTCAAACCCCACAGTGTTGCGAGATTAAAATCGGCTCCAAATCAAGTGAAGATTCCTCCAGTGCTTGTGAATTCTGCCTCGGTTTGCGGCAACACTGGCCACCATGTCCAGAGGGATAAGAACCACTTCAAGAAGAATGAGGATCATCATAGATTCTCCTCCGCGAAGATCAATCGAATGAAACCGGACCTTGTGAGGAAGATCAGCGACGTAGACAAGCGAGGACACACCAATAAACTTCATAAACTCGCAAAGAAGAACCACATCGTTGAACAAAACCCTACGAGGTCGTTCGTAGACGCAGCGAAAGTTGTCAGTTCGAATGAAACGTTGACAGCGGTAGCGAACATTAAACAAGGGGAGAAAGAGGAACGCTCGCttaaaattcaattttctGTCCCAGAGAAAGTCCATCTTGCCTCCCCCCCACACAGGCAGcacaaacataaatacaatCCACAGCTGGATATTGTCAAAACATCTGACAGGGGGAATACCCCAAACCAGGCCCACAACGGTGCTACTACTAATAAAGTGTTGCCAAAACCAAAGAAAATTCTGCCTTTAAAAG CCAGGGAATACGACCCTGATCGACACTGTGGTGTTTGGATAGCAGACGAACAAACTAACTGTACGAGGTCTCTTACCTGTAAGTCACATTCAAGAAGTATTAAACGGAAAGTCACAG GCCGAAGGAAAACCTTTGATGAGTTAGTTGTGGATCATGCAAGAGCAAAGATAAGATTGAAAGAAAAATCTTCCCAACAGTTGAATTCACTCCCTACAAAAACAG tGGACCAACGAGCAACAAAAGCGGAATCGAAGATATCTCCGAATACCCACAATGCAGTTGGGCATCTAGGTGGAGCTAGAGCGCAGAGTTCGATCACCCCACCCAAGTCCAAATCTTCATTTTCACTTTTTCCCAG ATCTTCCACTCCTCGCTACATCGATTGTTGGGAGGATTCCTCATTCGATCCGGATGCAACTCTTCCTCCTCATCTGTCTTCTCAGTCTCAACCTCCAATGCCATCTACT GTATGTCGATTCGCATCCCGAACGTTGGATTCATTCCACTCCCCATACAACCACAACTCTGACCTCCAGTGGCGAACGTTTACGTCCTCGTTCACGCAAGCCAACTTCGCTCGACAGTTGCTGAAACAAAGTCGTTCCAACGTAACTCAGGGCAAAACCAACTTTTCGTTCGTTCCAATGAACTCAGCGTCGAACCATATCCAGGAAAGCAACGAAACCAACTCGAATCCCTGcgactgtgatgtcacaagcgACATTGAATCAATTGAGCAACCTCACAATAAAAGGTGCGTTTCCGCTCCAGCGCCCAGGACTTTAAAATCCTACAGTGCTGATGTCACAATGCGACATAAAAGGACGACCTCTAGCGCACCTAATGGAAATAAGACGCAACCATCAGATAAAGTCGGGGCCTCCAATGGGGCAGAACGATTACAGCCCCCCTTCGAAGCCCCGGGAAAACCCCGGTCTACCTCGTTACCCACCCACGAGGGGAAAGTCCCCTCACCCCACATAACGGTCACCCACTTTAAGAAACCAGCGGGGAATCCCCTGAATGAGGTCATCGCAAGGTCAccgaagaaaaagaaaactacGATGAAACAAAGGAAGTCGCTG ACACGTTCGTACACCCAACCAACCAAACTAACCAACAATCACATTCATGATAATACGAATGCTCATCTAAGCAAGGAAATTATTAAAAGATCCAAATCGACAGAC GTCCCATCCAGTTTAATAAACGAAACAACAGAATTCCAACTCCAACCTCCAACTTCATCT ATAAACTTTGTTAAGAAAGATCCCACGTCCCCAATGAATGGAATTTCAACGAACGTGATCAACTACCACCCATGGCCGCATAAAGTTACGTTATCTGGTGCTATAGGTGCACTCAGGAGGAATAGTGCTGGGAAAAATGAAGATATTATGAAAATACATCAAAAGCAAG GTGACATCACGGAAATTCCCCGTAACCATAACAACTCAAACAGCTATGACCTCACAAAGGAGTTAACCCCCGTGGTTGACGGCGAGAGTGAACGATCCGCTCACATTGACACGCTTCAGTCGTTGCTCCTCGATAACACTACCCCCACTAGTGGAATACTAGTCGAGGCGGCCGACAAAACGGGGGTGCGAGAAAATTccgaagaaaattcaaaacggacgaattttTGTCAAATCGGGGAATTATTGTCGCTTCTCGATCAAGGAAATGCTGAGTCGTCATCGCAGGATCTCGCTTCATTTTCGTTTCGTGACTCAGCGATATTTGAGCCGTCGAATCTCGCGAATTCCTGA
- the LOC100181580 gene encoding THO complex subunit 7 homolog yields the protein MASDDDVIRKRLLIDGDGGGDERRLNALMKLFIKWCNSPDPDISTHQRMLSFLAVGEFAVAKSSFVYEMNMKQMEKYKQLQEEIDANVSLAKKEIEKCKTELAEARLIRKNRKEYDALAGVVLQHPDRQQTEGQISELKCDLKELEANELRLVEKLDLRKKQFHALLTSINHLQIMLNEEEEEDKRSLDVDMDDAKMDTTPEELAQKT from the exons ATGGCGAGTGACG ATGACGTGATACGCAAACGGTTGTTGATCGACGGCGACGGTGGAGGCGATGAACGGAGGTTGAACGCGCTCATGAAGCTATTTATTAAGTGGTGTAACTCACCTGATCCTGATAT ATCAACACACCAACGAATGCTGTCGTTTCTTGCTGTTGGTGAATTCGCTGTAGCCAAGTCATCCTTTGTTTATGAAATGAATATGAAACAGATggagaaatataaacaactacAG GAGGAAATTGATGCAAATGTTTCTCTGGCCaaaaaagaaattgaaaaatgtaaaaccgaACTTGCTGAAGCTCGTCTAATTCGAAAGAATCGAAAAGAATACGACGCGCTTGCTGGTGTGGTGTTGCAACATCCGGATAGGCAGCAAACTGAGGG acaaATCTCTGAGTTGAAATGTGACTTGAAAGAACTGGAAGCCAACGAACTAAGGCTTGTGGAGAAATTGGACTTAAGGAAGAAACAGTTTCATGCGTTGCTTACTTCCATTAACCATCTACAGATAATGCTCAATG AAGAGGAAGAGGAGGACAAGCGATCACTGGATGTTGACATGGATGATGCAAAGATGGATACTACGCCGGAAGAACTTGCGCAGAAAACCTga
- the LOC104265330 gene encoding cyclin-dependent kinase 10, whose amino-acid sequence MEDNEIVELFTGKKTKIPEKDRYGECRDVTTFEKLNRIGEGTYGIVYRARDKVSKEIVALKKVRTENEKEGISISSIREITLLLNLKHKNIVELKEVVVGQRLDSIFLVMEYCEQDLANLLDNMTTPFSEAQVKCITLQLLRGLAFLHESFIIHRDLKVSNLLMTDGGVLKIADFGLARLYSIPQTSMTPRVVTLWYRAPELLFGATKYTKSIDTWAAGCILAELLAHKPIFPGKSEIEMIELLIQMLGSPSEEIWPGFSELPAIKTIYLKKQPYNNLKHRFPWVSEAGLRLLNLMLLYNPSKRISAQDCIEMSYFKENPHPCGPDMMPTFPHHRNKRKSNTEHKTVPSKRRESLGGCSKHA is encoded by the coding sequence ATGGAAGATAACGAAATTGTTGAATTATTTACTGGAAAAAAGACGAAAATTCCCGAAAAAGACAGATACGGTGAATGCCGGGATGTTACAACGTTCGAAAAACTAAATAGGATCGGGGAGGGAACATATGGTATCGTGTACCGGGCCCGGGATAAAGTATCTAAAGAAATTGTGGCTTTGAAAAAAGTACGAACCGAAAACGAAAAAGAGGGAATTTCGATCAGCAGCATACGTGAGATAACTTTGCTTTTGAACCTTaagcataaaaatattgtCGAACTTAAAGAAGTGGTCGTCGGGCAAAGGCTGGACAGCATATTTCTTGTCATGGAATATTGCGAACAGGACCTTGCAAATTTATTGGATAATATGACAACGCCGTTTTCCGAGGCGCAAGTTAAATGCATTACGTTACAACTATTGCGTGGGCTTGCGTTTCTGCACGAAAGTTTCATTATACATAGAGATCTTAAAGTGTCAAATCTTTTAATGACAGATGggggtgttttaaaaatcgcTGATTTTGGTTTAGCAAGGTTATATTCAATTCCACAGACAAGTATGACACCCAGAGTTGTGACTTTATGGTACAGAGCGCCTGAGCTATTATTTGGTGcgacaaaatatacaaaatctATCGACACCTGGGCTGCAGGATGTATATTAGCAGAACTGTTGGCGCACAAACCAATATTTCCTGGGAAATCTGAAATCGAAATGATTGAGCTCTTGATACAGATGCTTGGTTCACCGAGTGAAGAAATATGGCCAGGATTTTCAGAGCTACCTGCCATTAAGACAATTTACTTGAAAAAACAGCCGTATAATAACTTGAAACATCGTTTTCCATGGGTTTCTGAGGCTGGGCTGCGACTTTTGAACCTCATGTTGTTGTATAATCCTTCCAAGCGTATTTCGGCGCAAGATTGCATAgaaatgtcatattttaagGAGAACCCCCACCCCTGTGGCCCGGATATGATGCCCACGTTTCCgcaccacagaaataaaaggAAATCGAACACGGAACATAAAACTGTTCCTTCAAAAAGGAGGGAGTCTTTAGGAGGATGCAGTAAACATGCTTGA
- the LOC104266633 gene encoding RWD domain-containing protein 2B-like yields MLSIFFYFLEMSGTFENIESQLSELDVLQSIYPNEDEIVIQDYLIFSMMKEYIESGGKSPPPGKSLPLRLNLKIDNPKCFVYVDCLVPGEYPGSKLPEISVRCDSMTRQNQRELNDDLQKFTKELLQGETCLYQVFDWVGENVKGYFQVSEEKDVAVVAKKEEVFIFTRLWIYSHHIYNKNKRRDILEWGKELQLTGFSMPGKPGVVCAEGEDKQCEEYWRRLRNLNWKRINIAHKETVTLNNPTEDEIMGLRKFKSGLNEINFDAHQNAGRNYHMDLGKFFDYLSEHDCKEMFHMLFGVEGRSTS; encoded by the coding sequence ATgctttcgatttttttttattttttagaaatgtCTGGGACATTTGAAAATATAGAATCTCAATTAAGTGAGCTCGATGTGCTGCAGAGTATTTACCCAAATGAAGATGAAATTGTCATCCAGGATTATCTTATTTTCTCAATGATGAAGGAATACATTGAGTCTGGAGGAAAAAGTCCTCCACCTGGAAAAAGTTTACCATTGCggttaaatttgaaaattgacAACCcgaaatgttttgtttatgttgatTGTCTCGTACCAGGGGAATACCCAGGTTCAAAACTGCCGGAAATTTCTGTAAGGTGTGACAGCATGACTAGGCAGAATCAGCGGGAATTAAATGATGACTTGCAGAAATTTACGAAGGAATTACTCCAAGGTGAAACTTGTTTGTACCAAGTTTTcgactgggttggagaaaatGTTAAAGGTTATTTTCAAGTTTCTGAAGAGAAAGATGTCGCTGTAGTGGctaaaaaagaagaagttttcattttcacGAGGTTATGGATTTACAGTcatcatatttataataagAATAAGAGAAGAGATATATTGGAGTGGGGGAAGGAGCTACAACTCACCGGGTTCAGCATGCCGGGGAAACCTGGTGTTGTGTGCGCTGAGGGAGAGGATAAACAATGTGAAGAATACTGGAGAAGATTGCGCAATTTAAACTGGAAGCGGATTAACATCGCTCATAAAGAGACCGTGACTTTAAATAACCCAACGGAGGATGAAATTATGGGGTTAAGGAAGTTTAAAAGTGGGTtgaatgaaattaattttgacGCGCATCAGAACGCAGGGCGGAACTATCACATGGATCTTGGGAAGTTCTTTGATTATTTGAGCGAGCACGATTGCAAGGAGATGTTCCATATGTTGTTTGGGGTGGAAGGGAGATCAACGAGTTGA
- the LOC100179255 gene encoding cyclin-dependent kinase 20-like, translating to MEQYHILGRIGEGAHGIVFKAKHIERGEVVALKKVPLRKIEDGIPNQALREIKALQEIGGDSEDAQNVVKLHDVFPHGTGFVLVFEYMLSDLSEVIRNSERSLTESQIKSYMMMLLKGVAFCHQNNIMHRDLKPANLLISSTGHLKIADFGLARVFDNDAERLYSHQVATRWYRSPELLYGARRYDEGVDLWAVGCIFGEMLNNSPLFPGENDIEQLCCVLRVLGTPNETIWPGMSILPDYNKITFPENPPIPLEEIVPDASEDALDLLKKFLVYPSNQRIAATHALLHPYFFTEPLPAHHSELPIPQRARKSSRHRSNFKEYDIDVPIEHSCIDPALIAEFANV from the exons ATGGAACAATACCATATATTAGGTCGTATTGGGGAGGGTGCACATGGGATTGTCTTCAAGGCAAAGCATATTGAG CGAGGTGAAGTAGTAGCTTTGAAGAAAGTTCCTCTCCGTAAGATAGAGGATGGGATTCCCAACCAAGCACTGAGAGAGATCAAAGCCTTGCAGGAGATTGGAGGAGATAGTGAGGACGCTCAGAAT GTGGTTAAATTACACGACGTGTTTCCCCACGGCACCGGGTTCGTCCTTGTATTCGAATACATGTTGTCCGACCTCAGTGAGGTCATAAGGAATTCTGAGCGTTCGTTAACGGAGAGTCAGATCAAGAGTTATATGATGATGCTGTTGAAAGGGGTCGCGTTCTGTCATCAGAATAATATAATGCATCGT GATTTAAAGCCGGCCAACTTATTGATAAGTTCAACAGGACATCTAAAGATCGCCGACTTTGGGCTTGCTCGGGTGTTTGATAATGATGCAGAAAGATTGTACAGTCATCAAGTTGCTACAAG ATGGTACCGATCACCTGAGTTATTATACGGTGCACGAAGATACGACGAAGGGGTCGACTTATGGGCAGTGGGATGCATCTTTGGTGAGATGCTCAATAACTCACCTTTGTTCCCG GGTGAGAACGACATCGAACAATTATGTTGTGTTCTACGCGTTCTTGGCACCCCCAATGAAACAATATGGCCGGGCATGTCCATTCTACCTGACTATAACAAGATCACATTCCCCGAGAACCCTCCTATCCCACTGGAGGAGATCGTTCCTGACGCTTCAGAGGATGCTCTCGATCTTTTGAAGAAGTTTCTCGTTTACCCTTCGAATCAA AGAATCGCCGCCACGCACGCCCTCCTTCACCCTTACTTCTTCACTGAACCTCTCCCCGCTCACCACTCGGAACTCCCGATCCCACAACGAGCGCGAAAATCTTCACGACATCGATCCAACTTCAAGGAATACGACATCGATGTTCCGATCG